The following proteins are encoded in a genomic region of Glycine max cultivar Williams 82 chromosome 18, Glycine_max_v4.0, whole genome shotgun sequence:
- the LOC100803068 gene encoding LOW QUALITY PROTEIN: probable pectate lyase 5 (The sequence of the model RefSeq protein was modified relative to this genomic sequence to represent the inferred CDS: inserted 1 base in 1 codon) — translation MAFSFTFMFQFLLLAPSVIYASPVQDPELVIQEVQKSINGSRRNLGYLSCGTGNPIDDCWRCDPNWERNRKRLASCAIGFGKHAIGGKDGKIYVVTDPSDNPVNPKPGTLRHGVIQQEPLWIIFKHDMVIKLHKDLLVNSYKTIDGRGATIHIAGGGPCIRVQKKTNIIIHGIHIHDCKRGXGGYVSDSPNHRSWSARSDGDGITIFGGSHVWVDHCSLSNCFDGLIDVVHGSTAITISNNNMTHHNKVMLLGHSDSYKADKNMQVTIAFNHFGVGLGGRMPRCRFGYFHVVNNDYTNWQHYAIGGSSSPTIFSQGNRFRAPNDEDHKEVTKHFKSSKSEWRKWNWRSEGDLMLNGAFFTASGAGATARYDKASSMAARPPMLVVSMTAGAGALRCNKGNLCH, via the exons ATGGCattttcattcacatttatgTTCCAGTTCTTGCTTCTTGCCCCATCTGTGATCTATGCTTCTCCAGTTCAAGACCCTGAATTAGTGATCCAGGAAGTTCAAaa GAGCATCAATGGCTCAAGGAGAAACTTGGGGTATCTTTCTTGTGGAACGGGGAACCCCATTGATGATTGTTGGAGGTGCGACCCCAACTGGGAAAGGAACCGAAAGCGTCTAGCTAGTTGTGCAATTGGGTTTGGTAAGCATGCCATTGGTGGAAAAGATGGGAAAATATATGTGGTGACTGACCCTAGTGATAACCCTGTGAACCCCAAGCCAGGAACATTGAGACATGGTGTTATTCAACAAGAGCCTTTGTGGATCATTTTCAAGCATGACATGGTGATCAAGCTACACAAGGATCTCTTAGTTAATTCTTACAAAACCATTGATGGAAGAGGAGCAACCATCCACATTGCTGGAGGAGGGCCATGCATTAGAGTGCAAAAGAAGACCAATATCATAATTCATGGCATACACATCCATGATTGCAAAAGGG GGGGTGGATATGTGAGTGACTCTCCTAACCATCGTAGCTGGAGTGCAAGATCAGACGGTGACGGGATCACAATCTTTGGTGGGAGCCATGTTTGGGTGGACCATTGCTCCTTGTCAAACTGTTTTGATGGCCTCATTGATGTTGTTCATGGCTCAACGGCCATCACCATTTCCAACAATAACATGACACACCATAACAAGGTCATGCTCTTGGGCCACAGTGATTCCTATAAAGCTGACAAGAACATGCAAGTCACCATTGCCTTCAACCATTTTGGAGTAGGACTAGGGGGAAGAATGCCGAG ATGCAGGTTTGGATACTTTCATGTGGTGAACAATGATTACACAAATTGGCAACATTATGCAATAGGTGGGAGTTCATCCCCAACTATTTTCAGCCAAGGCAATAGATTTCGTGCTCCAAATGATGAAGACCACAAAGAG GTGACCAAACattttaaatcatcaaagagtgAGTGGAGGAAATGGAATTGGAGGTCTGAAGGAGATCTAATGCTGAATGGTGCCTTCTTCACAGCTTCCGGGGCGGGGGCAACTGCTAGGTATGATAAAGCGTCAAGCATGGCAGCACGACCACCTATGCTTGTGGTTTCCATGACAGCAGGGGCTGGAGCACTTAGATGCAACAAGGGCAATCTATGCCACTAG
- the LOC100787183 gene encoding T-complex protein 1 subunit epsilon → MALAFDEFGRPFIILKEQEQKSRLRGLDAQKANISAGKAVARILRTSLGPKGMDKMLQSPDGDVTITNDGATILDQMDVDNQIAKLMVELSRSQDYEIGDGTTGVVVMAGALLEKAERLLERGIHPIRIAEGYEMASRIAVEHLERVANKFEFDESNLEPLIQTCMTTLSSKIVNRCKRSLAEIAVKAVLAVADLARKDVNLDLIKVEGKVGGKLEDTELIYGIVVDKDMSHPQMPKQIEDAKIAILTCPFEPPKPKTKHKVDIDTVEKFQTLRLQEQKYFDDMVQKCKDVGATLVICQWGFDDEANHLLMHRNLPAVRWVGGVELELIAIATGGRIVPRFQELSPEKLGKAGMVREKSFGTTKDRMLYIEHCANSRAVTIFIRGGNKMIIEETKRSLHDALCVARNLIRNNSIVYGGGSAEISCSIAVEAAADRYPGVEQYAIRAFGDALEAIPMALAENSGLQPIETLSAVKSQQIKDNNPHFGIDCNDVGTNDMREQNVFETLIGKQQQLLLATQVVKMILKIDDVISPYEY, encoded by the exons ATGGCGTTGGCTTTCGACGAGTTCGGAAGGCCGTTCATAATCCTGAAGGAGCAGGAGCAGAAGAGCAGACTCCGAGGATTGGACGCTCAGAAAGCCAACATCTCCGCCGGCAAAGCCGTGGCTCGCATCCTCCGAACCTCCCTCGGCCCCAAAGGCATGGACAAGATGCTCCAGAGCCCCGACGGCGACGTCACCATCA cgAACGATGGAGCCACGATCCTTGACCAGATGGACGTGGACAACCAAATCGCGAAGCTGATGGTGGAGCTCTCGCGGAGCCAGGACTACGAAATCGGCGACGGAACCACCGGCGTCGTCGTCATGGCCGGCGCGCTTCTCGAGAAGGCCGAGCGCCTCCTCGAGCGGGGAATTCACCCCATCAGGATCGCCGAGGGTTACGAAATGGCGTCCAGGATCGCCGTCGAGCATCTCGAGCGCGTCGCCAACAAGTTCGAGTTCGACGAGTCTAATTTGGAGCCCCTCATTCAAACTTGCATGACCACACTCTCCTCCAAAAT TGTGAATCGCTGCAAGCGTAGCTTGGCTGAGATTGCTGTTAAGGCTGTTCTTGCTGTTGCTGATCTGGCGAGGAAGGATGTTAATTTGGATCTGATTAAAGTGGAAGGGAAAGTTGGGGGTAAATTGGAGGATACCGAGTTGATCTATGGAATTGTTGTGGACAAGGATATGAGTCATCCTCAAATGCCTAAGCAAATTGAGGATGCTAAAATTGCTATCCTCACTTGCCCCTTTGAGCCTCCCAAGCCAAAGACCAAGCATAAGGTTGATATTGATACAGTGGAGAAGTTTCAGACGTTGAGGTTGCAGGAACAGAAGTATTTTGATGACATGGTTCAGAAATGCAAG GATGTGGGTGCAACCCTTGTCATTTGCCAATGGGGTTTTGACGATGAAGCAAATCATCTCTTAATGCACAGGAACTTGCCCGCTGTCAGATGGGTTGGTGGTGTAGAGTTGGAATTGATAGCTATAGCAACTG GTGGAAGAATTGTTCCTAGGTTCCAGGAGTTATCTCCAGAAAAGTTGGGAAAG gcTGGTATGGTTCGAGAAAAGTCCTTTGGTACAACAAAAGACCGAATGCTGTACATTGAACATTGTGCAAATTCAAGGGCTGTAACCATATTCATTCGTGGAG GTAACAAAATGATCATAGAGGAGACAAAGCGCAGCCTTCACGATGCCTTGTGCGTGGCTAGGAATCTTATCCGCAACAATTCTATTGTATATGGTGGTGGTTCAGCTGAGATTTCTTGCTCTATAGCCGTGGAGGCAGCTGCTGATAGATACCCTGGAGTAGAACAG TATGCTATTAGAGCATTTGGGGATGCTTTGGAGGCCATCCCAATGGCCCTTGCTGAAAATAGTGGGCTGCAACCAATTGAAACATTATCTGCTGTTAAGTCTCAGCAAATAAAG GATAATAACCCTCACTTTGGCATTGATTGTAATGATGTTGGCACTAATGACATGCGTGAGCAAAATGTCTTCGAAACTTTGATCGGAAAGCAGCAACAGCTCTTACTTGCTACTCAAGTTGTCAAGATGATACTGAAAATCGATGATGTCATTTCCCCATATGAGTACTGA
- the LOC100788779 gene encoding oxysterol-binding protein-related protein 1D, translating into MNPLCCIAPVSIDRDRANPVVAKSPSQCQLGLDASIRTVNYASKSSFSTQDSSVGADSVKATAAADLEEEEEPRDSKAFAGGNGGGVAGSVAGILYKWVNYGKGWRSRWFVLEDGVLSYYKIHGPDKILMSPARDRSVRVIGEESSKFVKKANWNLNLNRASSGGGVGGGNNSNNGKQCKPFGEIHLKVSSVRSSKSDDKRLSIFTGTKTLHLRCVSREDRAMWIEALQSAKDLFPRALTSSDLATSEDIVVSTEKLRLRLSQEGISETIINDCESIMLSDVSYLQSKLKFLQQKHVMLLDTLKQLETEKIELETTVVDETKERESYCGQGNRRFSDFYSVMSEGSVTDSVADNESQDGADGETDDEDRTYFDTNEFLYSDALRCASYRSREGMGNASISDRDYICYDGVHGFEKEIKDVSYPYVKRRDNLPEPKEKEKPVGLWSIIKDNIGKDLSGVCLPVYFNEPLSSLQKCFEDLEYSYLVDRALEWGKQGNDLMRILNIAAFAVSSYASTEGRQCKPFNPLLGETYEADYPDKGLKFFSEKVSHHPMIVACHCEGRGWKFWADSNLKGKFWGRSIQLDPVGVLTLQFEDGETFQWSKVTTSIYNIILGKIYCDHYGTMHIKGSGNYSCKLKFKEQSIIDRNPHQVHGFVQDNRTGEKVAMLIGKWDEAMYYVLGDPTTKPKGYDPMTEAALLWERDNHVPKTRYNLSPFAISLNEILPGLLEKLPPTDSRLRPDQRHLENGEYELANAEKLRLEQLQRLARKMQERGWQPRWFKKDEDGCFRYIGGYWETREKNNWNGIPDIFGQSCDLPSCSEETVSY; encoded by the exons ATGAATCCTCTGTGCTGCATTGCTCCGGTTTCTATCGATCGGGACCGGGCGAACCCTGTGGTGGCCAAATCGCCGAGTCAGTGTCAGCTAGGGCTCGATGCGTCCATCAGGACCGTCAACTACGCCTCCAAATCGAGCTTCTCCACTCAGGATTCCTCCGTCGGCGCCGATTCCGTCAAGGCCACCGCCGCCGCGGATCTCGAAGAGGAGGAGGAGCCGCGCGATTCCAAGGCCTTCGCCGGCGGGAACGGTGGCGGAGTGGCCGGGAGTGTGGCCGGGATCCTGTACAAGTGGGTGAATTACGGGAAGGGGTGGAGGTCGAGGTGGTTCGTGCTAGAAGATGGCGTGCTTTCGTATTACAAGATTCACGGACCGGACAAGATCTTAATGAGTCCGGCGAGGGATAGGAGCGTCAGGGTGATCGGAGAAGAGTCATCGAAGTTCGTGAAGAAGGCGAATTGGAATCTGAATCTGAATCGAGCATCGTCTGGAGGAGGAGTAGGAGGAGGTAATAACAGTAACAACGGGAAGCAATGCAAACCGTTCGGTGAGATACATTTGAAG GTTTCTTCTGTTCGTTCCAGCAAGTCTGATGATAAGCGGCTTTCCATTTTTACTGGGACAAAAACTCTTCACTTGAGGTGTGTGTCTAGAGAAGACAGAGCCATGTGGATTGAGGCCTTGCAGTCTGCAAAAGATCTTTTTCCTAGAGCTCTAACAAGTAGCGATCTTGCAACTTCTGAAGATATCGTAGTTTCGACAGAGAAGCTGCGATTACGATTGTCTCAGGAAGGCATAAGTGAAACAATCATTAATGACTGTGAGTCTATTATGCTTTCCGATGTCTCTTATCTTCAAAGCAAGTTGAAGTTTCTTCAGCAGAAACATGTTATGTTGCTGGACACCTTAAAACAACTGGAG ACAGAGAAAATAGAGTTGGAAACTACTGTAGTGGATGAAACAAAGGAACGTGAATCATACTGTGGACAAGGAAATAGAAGGTTTAGTG ATTTCTATTCAGTCATGTCAGAGGGCAGTGTTACTGATTCAGTGGCGGATAATGAAAGTCAAGATGGAGCAGATGGTGAAACAGATGATGAGGATAGAACATACTTTGACACAAATGAGTTTTTGTATTCCGATGCCCTAAGATGTGCTTCCTATCGAAGTAGGGAAGGTATGGGCAATGCCAGTATATCCGATAGAGATTATATTTGTTATGATGGTGTGCATGGGTTTGAGAAGGAGATCAAAGATGTAAGTTATCCATATGTCAAAAGAAGGGATAACCTACCAGagccaaaagaaaaagagaagccTGTTGGTTTGTGGTCAATTATTAAAGACAATATTGGGAAGGATCTTTCTGGAGTTTGTCTCCCTGTCTATTTTAACGAACCACTGTCTTCATTGCAAAAGTGTTTTGAAGACCTAGAGTATTCATACCTGGTTGATAGAGCATTGGAGTGGGGAAAGCAG GGGAATGATTTGATGAGAATTCTAAACATTGCAGCTTTTGCTGTGTCTAGCTATGCGTCAACTGAAGGTCGACAATGTAAACCTTTTAATCCTTTACTCGGGGAGACCTACGAAGCTGACTATCCAGATAAAGGACTTAAGTTTTTTTCTGAAAAG GTTAGTCATCATCCAATGATTGTTGCTTGTCACTGTGAGGGAAGGGGATGGAAGTTTTGGGCAGATTCtaatttgaaaggaaaattctgGGGGCGTTCTATCCAGTTAGATCCTGTGGGTGTCCTCACTCTACAGTTTGAGGATGGTGAAACATTTCAGTGGAGCAAGGTCACCACTTCGATTTACAATATCATACTAGGTAAAATTTATTGTGACCACTACGGTACCATGCACATCAAGGGCAGTGGCAACTATTCTTGCAAACTGAAATTCAAGGAGCAGTCTATTATAGACAGAAATCCACATCAG GTCCATGGGTTTGTTCAAGACAACAGAACTGGAGAGAAGGTAGCGATGTTAATTGGGAAGTGGGATGAAGCAATGTACTATGTACTCGGGGATCCAACCACCAAGCCAAAAGGTTATGATCCGATGACAGAAGCTGCATTATTGTGGGAAAGGGACAACCATGTACCGAAGACAAGATACAACCTCTCTCCTTTTGCAATTTCCTTGAATGAAATATTACCTGGTTTATTAGAGAAGTTGCCTCCAACTGACTCAAGGTTGAGACCAGATCAAAGACATTTAGAAAATGGAGAATATGAGCTGGCAAATGCAGAGAAACTAAGACTTGAACAGTTGCAGAGACTG GCAAGAAAGATGCAAGAAAGAGGATGGCAACCAAGATGGTTTAAGAAGGATGAGGATGGTTGTTTCCGATATATTGGTGGCTATTGGGAAACAAGAGAAAAGAATAATTGGAACGGAATCCCTGATATATTTGGACAGAGTTGTGATTTACCTTCATGTTCGGAAGAGACTGTATCCTACTGA